Proteins from a single region of Candidatus Poribacteria bacterium:
- a CDS encoding DUF4856 domain-containing protein: MNYLTKKFQWLVLLLTVASLFLVACGSDEDTEDGDLEGEAGAMIEVPQAYVFDSRFMEGESSVSYSGQVVRNLLLQDLKATTDSVGKDGARPIAVSDMLKLYEYDDALNLKTLTTTGALSASESHYSALSTGKNLVGKISDEPVIGYNRTADDLVREWFKAIADNSQDSDKLGTPMAYTTDDGVDMSQMVNKVLIGAVPYYQATGVYLGGLLERDNSEARDGTDPYTAMEHAWDEAFGYFGAARDYSRYSDEQLAGKVDDFTFDSNGDGSIDFKSEYNFGLSRNAGKRDKGGSGVDFTQQIFNAFLAGRTAITNQGSVAEISAHRQTAAEGMEKVIAATVVHYINDTLSDMSKLGTAEENIANLNKHWAEMKGYTVALQYNPFRLIGDGQLAELHGIMGEAPIYDEPGSNSYKTQVANYERAKAVMQAAYGFSNGNMANW; the protein is encoded by the coding sequence ATGAATTACCTGACAAAAAAATTCCAATGGTTAGTTCTACTGCTAACTGTTGCAAGTCTATTTCTGGTCGCTTGTGGAAGCGACGAAGACACGGAGGATGGTGATTTGGAGGGAGAAGCCGGGGCGATGATCGAAGTTCCGCAGGCGTATGTCTTTGACAGCCGCTTTATGGAAGGTGAAAGCAGCGTCTCCTATTCAGGGCAGGTCGTACGTAACTTGCTGTTGCAAGACTTGAAAGCAACCACTGACAGCGTCGGAAAAGATGGCGCACGTCCTATTGCCGTGTCCGATATGCTTAAACTCTATGAATACGATGACGCGCTTAACCTGAAAACACTAACGACTACAGGCGCATTATCCGCAAGCGAGAGCCACTATTCAGCACTTTCGACAGGAAAAAATCTTGTCGGTAAGATTTCCGACGAGCCTGTCATCGGGTACAACCGGACTGCCGATGATTTGGTGCGCGAATGGTTCAAGGCTATTGCGGACAACTCGCAAGATTCTGATAAACTCGGCACACCAATGGCTTACACCACTGATGACGGCGTCGATATGTCCCAGATGGTTAATAAAGTCCTCATCGGCGCAGTTCCGTATTACCAAGCGACAGGTGTTTATCTCGGCGGCTTGCTTGAACGCGATAACAGTGAAGCACGAGATGGTACCGACCCGTATACCGCAATGGAACACGCATGGGATGAAGCCTTCGGCTACTTCGGTGCCGCTCGTGACTATTCCCGCTACAGCGATGAACAGCTCGCTGGAAAGGTCGATGATTTCACGTTCGATTCTAACGGTGATGGAAGCATCGACTTCAAATCGGAATATAACTTCGGGCTTTCCAGAAACGCTGGGAAGCGGGATAAAGGCGGATCAGGTGTCGATTTCACACAACAAATCTTCAATGCTTTCCTTGCTGGCAGAACCGCGATCACGAATCAAGGATCGGTCGCGGAAATTAGCGCACACCGCCAAACCGCCGCAGAAGGCATGGAAAAGGTTATCGCAGCGACTGTGGTACACTACATTAACGATACGCTCAGTGATATGTCGAAGTTGGGGACAGCCGAAGAAAACATTGCCAACTTAAATAAACATTGGGCAGAAATGAAAGGGTATACGGTCGCTTTGCAGTACAACCCGTTCCGGTTGATTGGTGATGGACAACTCGCCGAATTGCATGGTATCATGGGAGAAGCACCCATATATGACGAACCCGGCAGTAACAGCTACAAAACGCAGGTTGCCAATTACGAACGCGCTAAGGCTGTCATGCAGGCGGCATACGGGTTCTCCAACGGTAACATGGCAAACTGGTAG
- a CDS encoding TonB-dependent receptor, protein MPLFSHKVCKPETYTRTILIFIIFNLLLGVTHFCQSSTNINGKVIDKETRQPILGAVVKVEADGQILAETTTGKDGTFHLTQTVQGKKQIQVSSIGYNRYSEMLALASDSAHNLEIALSSQTFQLAPIEIIGKSSRRHRKLTGTMSMLEPEIVDLIKPVGTQELLELIPGINGYADDGFGNSRLSIGIRGLNPRRSARVLILEDGVPIQPALYIYPNAYYNPPADRIDAVEVIKSSAALRYGPQTMGGVINYTTQKPDGAKGFANQLTAGNNGYYSAFSELRGIGNSEKIVSDIQLLYKHGDGFRENNTFDQANGTVKTLFQLSEEKTLYLKLNGNFENSNATYTGLTEYSFQTDPNFNPKEHDNFKVLRTSLDLIYTNKISTNLVSNTTMYTSVFDRRWWREDDIFVRPVTLETGNLVPVPYFQTGDLVRIGNGKSNFGILRTFYVGGIEQNYTFTHGLAGNIGRAEIGGRVHWERFIDDKKTGDAPDARDGVYYTGTPGSEEDPVKIVGQSHHYETIALALYAKEQMRFERLTVTPGLRFEVFKQDRVDRLRGSVFADKVSSVLMPGIGVNYEFGQFNFFGGVHRGYTAPSSGALKITNFGQDVDVGGLDLEPEKSWNVELGFRSWIPGVILETSGFFVKVEDLVAAGRGTAFKNLGKVDLSGVEMAMTLGVSEFVSVLPDINLSYTFLQTEIVDGIVKSATIAGNVDVELNGNELPYAPRHTFTVGLAKRIGDGLRLRADMRFVDEVFTDFENLQKTFNRGDTGPIPSYAIVNASIDYKITRQWQIFFTAKNIFDHVYIGSRLHSNAGQPEANLSSGILIGPRRQILFGIKQGF, encoded by the coding sequence GACAAGGCAACCGATTTTAGGGGCTGTTGTTAAGGTTGAAGCCGATGGACAAATCTTGGCTGAGACAACAACCGGAAAAGATGGCACCTTCCATCTGACGCAAACTGTTCAAGGGAAGAAACAGATTCAGGTCAGTTCAATCGGATATAATCGCTACAGTGAAATGCTTGCACTTGCCTCTGATTCAGCACACAATTTAGAAATTGCGTTGTCCAGCCAAACTTTCCAGCTCGCACCGATAGAAATTATCGGTAAATCATCGCGTAGGCATCGGAAACTCACAGGCACGATGAGCATGTTGGAACCAGAAATCGTTGATCTTATTAAACCTGTCGGCACACAAGAATTGCTTGAATTAATACCCGGTATCAACGGCTATGCAGACGACGGATTCGGCAACTCGCGCTTGAGTATCGGCATCCGAGGATTAAATCCTCGTCGAAGTGCGCGCGTGCTTATATTAGAAGACGGTGTGCCGATACAACCTGCCCTTTACATCTATCCGAATGCTTACTATAACCCACCCGCAGACCGGATCGATGCAGTCGAGGTGATTAAAAGTAGTGCTGCGCTCCGATACGGACCACAAACGATGGGGGGTGTTATCAATTATACAACACAAAAACCCGACGGGGCAAAGGGATTTGCGAATCAACTAACGGCTGGCAACAATGGTTACTACAGCGCATTTTCAGAGTTAAGAGGTATCGGTAATTCTGAAAAAATTGTGTCTGACATACAACTGCTTTACAAACACGGGGACGGTTTTAGAGAGAATAACACCTTCGATCAGGCAAATGGCACAGTAAAAACGCTTTTTCAATTGAGCGAAGAAAAAACGCTCTACCTCAAACTAAACGGTAATTTTGAGAACTCGAACGCAACGTATACCGGTTTAACAGAGTACTCCTTCCAAACCGATCCGAACTTCAATCCGAAAGAACACGACAATTTCAAGGTTCTCAGGACCTCACTCGATCTCATCTACACCAACAAAATTTCGACGAATCTTGTCAGCAATACAACGATGTATACAAGTGTGTTTGATCGGCGGTGGTGGCGTGAGGACGATATTTTCGTGCGTCCTGTAACTCTTGAAACTGGGAATCTGGTACCGGTACCCTATTTCCAAACGGGCGACCTTGTCCGAATCGGCAACGGAAAAAGCAACTTCGGTATCCTCCGCACCTTCTACGTCGGCGGGATTGAGCAGAATTATACCTTTACCCACGGACTTGCTGGAAATATAGGGCGTGCTGAAATCGGAGGCAGAGTACATTGGGAACGCTTTATTGACGATAAGAAAACCGGGGACGCACCAGATGCTCGGGATGGCGTTTACTATACCGGCACTCCCGGTTCCGAAGAAGATCCAGTGAAAATTGTCGGGCAAAGCCATCATTATGAGACCATTGCCTTGGCACTCTACGCTAAGGAGCAGATGCGTTTTGAAAGATTAACTGTCACACCCGGTTTGCGTTTTGAGGTGTTTAAGCAAGATCGCGTGGACCGGTTACGCGGCTCGGTGTTCGCAGACAAGGTTTCATCAGTACTGATGCCGGGGATCGGCGTGAACTACGAGTTTGGGCAATTTAACTTTTTTGGCGGTGTACATCGAGGGTACACAGCACCCTCCAGCGGCGCGTTGAAGATTACCAACTTCGGACAGGATGTTGATGTCGGTGGACTCGACCTCGAACCCGAAAAAAGTTGGAACGTGGAACTCGGATTCCGCTCATGGATACCAGGAGTCATCTTAGAAACTTCCGGATTCTTCGTTAAGGTTGAAGATTTAGTCGCAGCGGGGCGCGGCACTGCCTTCAAAAACTTAGGCAAAGTTGATCTATCAGGGGTGGAGATGGCGATGACTTTAGGGGTATCAGAGTTTGTGTCGGTACTGCCTGACATCAACCTCTCTTATACATTCCTCCAAACAGAAATTGTTGATGGCATCGTGAAATCCGCTACGATCGCCGGTAACGTTGATGTAGAACTAAACGGCAATGAATTACCTTACGCGCCACGGCACACTTTCACCGTCGGATTGGCGAAACGGATTGGTGATGGCCTCCGTTTGCGCGCAGATATGCGGTTTGTGGACGAAGTCTTCACCGACTTTGAAAATCTCCAGAAGACTTTCAACCGCGGCGATACCGGACCTATTCCGAGTTACGCAATTGTCAACGCAAGTATTGATTACAAAATAACCAGACAGTGGCAGATATTTTTCACTGCCAAAAACATTTTCGATCACGTATACATCGGGTCACGGCTGCATTCAAATGCAGGGCAGCCCGAAGCGAACCTCAGTTCGGGTATCCTCATCGGACCCAGACGACAGATACTTTTCGGTATTAAACAAGGTTTCTAA